In Paenibacillus hexagrammi, the following are encoded in one genomic region:
- the lspA gene encoding signal peptidase II, translating to MKYYVYALIVFLLDQAAKWMIVKHIPLHEERSVIGQFFVITSHRNRGAAFGILQNQRWFFILITLIVVVGILWYIRRTIREGKVMLSFALSLLLGGALGNFLDRALFGEVVDFLQFTFDFTLFGKAIYYIYPIFNIADSAIVIGVILIFLDSLLAWRKEKKGAEHEQKPDLE from the coding sequence ACTATGTATATGCGCTTATTGTTTTCTTACTAGACCAAGCTGCGAAATGGATGATTGTTAAACATATTCCGCTTCACGAGGAACGCTCCGTCATCGGTCAGTTTTTTGTCATTACTTCACACAGAAACCGCGGAGCGGCATTCGGTATCCTGCAAAATCAAAGATGGTTCTTTATTCTGATTACCTTGATCGTGGTAGTTGGGATTCTGTGGTACATCCGCCGCACGATTCGCGAAGGCAAGGTAATGCTGTCATTTGCGCTTAGCCTGCTGTTAGGCGGAGCTTTGGGTAACTTCCTGGACCGCGCTTTGTTTGGTGAGGTTGTGGATTTCTTGCAGTTTACTTTTGACTTTACCTTGTTTGGAAAAGCCATTTACTATATCTATCCAATCTTTAATATAGCGGATTCAGCCATTGTAATCGGTGTTATCCTTATATTCCTTGATTCTTTACTGGCTTGGAGAAAAGAGAAAAAAGGAGCAGAACATGAGCAAAAACCTGATCTCGAATGA
- a CDS encoding RluA family pseudouridine synthase, with product MSKNLISNESLASEPAEWVVSAEFDHERIDKFITESLEEEVSRTQVQQWVKDGHATVNGRTVKANYKLAEGDHIILTIPEPKAVELTGEPIPLEVVYEDSDVIVINKPRGLVVHPAPGHYSGTLVNALLYHCKDLSGINGELRPGIVHRIDKDTSGLIMAAKNDKAHASLAEQLKDHTVNRKYLALVHGNIEHEHGTIDAPIGRDSHDRKMYTVTDKNSKHAVTHFVVLERFGDFTLVELKLETGRTHQIRVHMKFIGQPLVGDPMYGKSKGMLMEGQALHAAVLGFIHPRTGEQLQFEAPLPEDMNSLLLSLRTT from the coding sequence ATGAGCAAAAACCTGATCTCGAATGAGTCCCTGGCCTCGGAACCGGCCGAATGGGTGGTCTCGGCTGAATTCGATCACGAGCGTATCGACAAGTTTATTACTGAATCATTGGAGGAAGAAGTTTCTCGTACTCAAGTACAGCAATGGGTCAAGGATGGACATGCTACGGTCAACGGTAGAACGGTTAAAGCGAACTACAAGCTTGCTGAAGGGGACCATATTATCTTAACCATTCCGGAGCCAAAGGCTGTCGAATTGACGGGTGAGCCCATTCCTCTAGAAGTTGTTTACGAAGACTCGGATGTCATCGTCATTAACAAGCCGAGAGGTCTTGTTGTACACCCGGCACCGGGACACTATTCAGGGACATTGGTCAATGCGCTCCTGTACCACTGCAAGGATTTGTCAGGCATTAATGGTGAGCTGCGTCCCGGTATTGTGCATCGTATTGACAAGGATACCTCGGGACTTATTATGGCTGCCAAGAATGATAAAGCTCACGCTTCTTTGGCGGAGCAATTGAAGGATCACACGGTAAATCGTAAATATCTAGCTCTGGTGCATGGGAATATTGAGCATGAGCATGGAACGATTGATGCTCCGATTGGTCGGGATTCTCATGATCGGAAGATGTACACGGTGACAGACAAAAACAGCAAGCACGCGGTAACTCATTTTGTCGTTTTAGAACGGTTCGGTGACTTCACTTTAGTTGAACTGAAGCTGGAGACAGGAAGGACCCATCAGATTCGCGTACATATGAAATTTATTGGTCAACCGCTTGTCGGGGATCCTATGTATGGAAAAAGCAAAGGCATGCTCATGGAGGGACAAGCGCTTCACGCGGCAGTGCTCGGCTTTATTCATCCTCGTACAGGGGAACAGCTTCAATTTGAAGCGCCTCTGCCTGAAGATATGAATTCACTGCTGCTTTCATTGAGAACGACATAG
- a CDS encoding aminotransferase A, protein MEHLINPEVRDIQISGIRKISNLVSTIPGALTLTIGQPDFPTPRHIIEAGQRALDENKTVYTANPGIIELRQAASAFVGRKYGQRYSAADEILVTVGASEAVDITLRTILTPGAEVILPAPIYPGYEPLIRLAGGIPVYVDTRSNNLKLTAELLEPHITPKTRCVILCYPSNPTGQVLSDQELADLAALLENKDIFVLSDEIYSELVYGQKHHSIATIRSMREKTIVINGLSKSHAMTGWRIGFTFAPAAITQHMVKVHQYNVSCASSVSQYAALEALTNGFDDALPMREAYVARRDYVYDRLTQMGFELDKPDGAFYLFPSITRFGLPSEQFAMRLLQEEHVAVVPGDAFTTFGEGYIRISYAYSHEVLEQSLDRLERFVNKLI, encoded by the coding sequence ATGGAGCATTTAATAAACCCTGAGGTCAGGGATATTCAAATATCGGGCATTCGTAAAATTTCCAATCTAGTCAGTACGATCCCTGGAGCCTTGACACTGACCATTGGTCAGCCGGATTTCCCGACACCGAGGCACATTATTGAAGCGGGTCAAAGAGCATTAGATGAAAATAAGACGGTGTATACCGCCAATCCCGGAATCATCGAATTGAGACAGGCTGCTTCCGCATTCGTAGGCCGTAAATATGGACAGCGTTATAGCGCGGCAGACGAAATTCTTGTCACTGTCGGAGCTAGTGAAGCTGTCGATATTACGCTCAGGACGATTCTGACGCCTGGAGCTGAGGTGATTCTTCCGGCGCCAATCTATCCCGGCTATGAACCTCTGATTCGACTTGCCGGTGGGATACCTGTCTATGTCGATACGCGCAGCAATAATCTGAAGCTTACCGCAGAACTGCTTGAACCGCATATAACGCCTAAAACACGCTGCGTCATACTGTGCTACCCCTCCAATCCAACGGGGCAAGTTCTTTCTGATCAAGAGCTTGCGGATCTGGCAGCGTTGCTGGAAAACAAAGATATCTTCGTATTATCCGATGAGATTTACAGCGAGCTGGTCTATGGACAAAAGCATCATTCCATTGCTACAATTCGCAGCATGCGAGAAAAGACCATTGTCATAAACGGATTATCCAAGTCCCACGCAATGACAGGCTGGAGAATCGGGTTTACTTTTGCTCCAGCAGCCATTACACAGCATATGGTGAAGGTTCACCAATATAACGTGTCCTGTGCGAGTTCTGTCAGCCAGTACGCTGCGTTGGAGGCTCTAACGAATGGGTTTGATGATGCGCTACCTATGCGTGAGGCCTATGTGGCTCGCAGAGATTATGTGTATGATCGTCTGACTCAAATGGGCTTTGAACTGGATAAACCGGACGGCGCCTTTTACTTATTTCCTTCCATCACCCGATTCGGCCTACCTTCTGAACAGTTTGCAATGAGGCTGCTTCAAGAAGAGCATGTTGCTGTTGTTCCAGGCGATGCATTTACGACATTCGGCGAAGGATACATCCGCATTTCTTATGCCTATTCACATGAAGTTTTGGAGCAATCGCTGGACAGGTTGGAACGGTTTGTTAATAAGCTTATATAG
- a CDS encoding N-acetyldiaminopimelate deacetylase, whose protein sequence is MASPFVELRRQLHQIPEPGFQEFKTQQLLLDYLDKLPQDRMTIRTWRTGILVHIAGTNPKRRFGYRADMDGLPIPEETSLPFPSLHPGYMHACGHDLHMSIGMGIAANFAHEPMEDDLIVIFQPAEEGPGGALPMLAAEELQDWKPDQIVALHIAPEYPVGTIATKPEILFANTSELFIDLLGKGGHAAYPHLANDMIVVGSQMVGQLHTIVARNVNPLDSAVITIGRMEAGTKQNIIAEKARLEGTIRTLSADSMAKVKKRIESVAAGIEQSFDCQVSIDYGSNYRQVYNDPALTLEFMDWLRGSESMRLIECTEAMTGEDFGYFLEQIPGFMFWLGVETPYGLHHAKLQPDEQAIDLAIDTVAAYLRYKSGQ, encoded by the coding sequence ATGGCAAGCCCTTTCGTAGAGCTGCGACGTCAGCTGCATCAAATTCCCGAGCCCGGCTTTCAGGAATTCAAAACGCAGCAATTGCTTCTTGATTACCTGGACAAGCTTCCGCAGGATCGAATGACGATTCGCACTTGGCGTACAGGCATACTCGTCCATATTGCCGGAACGAATCCGAAGCGGCGCTTCGGTTACCGCGCCGACATGGACGGATTGCCGATTCCGGAAGAGACGTCTCTGCCATTCCCTTCCCTGCATCCGGGGTATATGCATGCATGCGGGCATGATCTGCACATGTCTATCGGTATGGGCATCGCGGCGAACTTTGCCCATGAACCCATGGAAGATGACTTGATTGTCATCTTCCAACCGGCGGAAGAGGGTCCTGGAGGTGCTCTTCCCATGCTCGCAGCCGAGGAACTCCAAGACTGGAAGCCGGATCAGATCGTTGCGCTGCATATCGCTCCGGAATATCCGGTGGGTACAATTGCAACAAAACCAGAAATCCTGTTTGCTAACACTTCCGAGCTATTCATTGACCTGCTAGGAAAAGGTGGACACGCCGCCTATCCTCATCTAGCCAATGATATGATTGTAGTCGGATCGCAAATGGTCGGTCAGTTGCATACGATCGTTGCGCGAAATGTGAATCCGCTAGATTCCGCGGTGATTACAATCGGCCGCATGGAAGCTGGGACGAAACAAAACATTATCGCAGAAAAGGCACGCCTGGAAGGAACGATACGTACGCTTTCCGCAGATTCCATGGCGAAGGTCAAGAAGCGCATCGAGTCCGTCGCTGCGGGGATCGAGCAATCATTCGACTGTCAGGTATCCATCGATTACGGCTCCAATTACCGACAGGTATACAATGATCCTGCATTGACACTTGAATTCATGGATTGGCTGCGCGGCAGCGAATCCATGAGATTGATAGAATGCACAGAAGCTATGACCGGTGAAGACTTCGGGTACTTCCTGGAGCAAATCCCCGGATTCATGTTCTGGCTCGGCGTTGAAACGCCGTACGGCCTCCACCATGCCAAATTACAACCGGACGAACAGGCAATTGATCTTGCCATCGATACAGTAGCGGCTTATCTTCGTTACAAATCCGGTCAATAA
- the dapD gene encoding 2,3,4,5-tetrahydropyridine-2,6-dicarboxylate N-acetyltransferase: MSEMNTLEIIQFIKESTKKTPVKVYVKGNLEDVNFGEGSQAFISGGSGVVFGEWSVISPVLEANKALIEDYVVEADRRNSAIPMLDLKGINARIEPGAVIRDKVHIGNNAVIMMGALINIGASVGDGTMIDMNAVLGGRAQVGKMCHIGAGAVVAGVIEPPSAQPCVIEDDVLIGANAVILEGVRIGKGSVVAAGAVVTQDVEEYTVVAGAPARVIKKVDDKTKSKTEILQDLRTL, translated from the coding sequence ATGTCAGAAATGAATACGCTAGAGATTATTCAATTTATTAAAGAAAGCACAAAGAAGACTCCTGTGAAAGTATATGTAAAAGGGAACCTTGAAGACGTTAATTTCGGTGAAGGCAGCCAAGCCTTTATTTCCGGAGGAAGCGGCGTCGTATTCGGAGAGTGGAGCGTAATCAGCCCAGTTTTGGAAGCAAACAAAGCTTTGATCGAAGATTATGTGGTGGAAGCGGACCGACGCAATTCGGCCATTCCTATGCTCGATTTGAAAGGCATCAACGCCCGCATTGAGCCAGGCGCAGTCATTCGCGATAAAGTACATATCGGTAACAATGCTGTCATTATGATGGGCGCTTTGATCAATATCGGCGCATCTGTAGGCGACGGAACGATGATCGATATGAACGCCGTACTTGGCGGCCGCGCGCAAGTAGGTAAAATGTGTCACATCGGAGCAGGCGCTGTTGTAGCAGGCGTTATCGAGCCTCCTTCAGCTCAACCGTGCGTGATTGAAGATGACGTTCTTATAGGCGCAAACGCAGTTATCCTGGAAGGTGTGCGCATCGGTAAAGGCTCCGTTGTCGCAGCTGGCGCTGTTGTTACTCAGGACGTTGAAGAATACACAGTCGTTGCCGGAGCTCCTGCACGAGTGATTAAGAAAGTGGACGACAAAACCAAATCAAAAACAGAAATTCTCCAGGATCTTCGCACTCTGTAA
- a CDS encoding ABC transporter ATP-binding protein gives MSEKQNKPSPSVHPGHFGRGGMGAMGRPVQKAKNFKGTLKRLISFMLPFRLSLTLVLITAVLSTVFSIVAPKLMGNATTVLFEGSMAKLKKLPGAAIDFNAILRISVILAVLYVLSAILSYIQQRIMVGVTQKIVFNLRKQISDKLARVPLSFFDSRSHGDTMSRATNDVDTISSTLQQSLTQLITSLVTLLGIVIMMLTISPLLTLAAIIVLPLSILGTKMIASRSQNYFKGQQQALGQLNGHIEEMYTGHTIVKAFGHERKSIEQFNEINERLYHSGWKAQFISGLIFPLMSFINNIGYVLVSVIGGIMVTHGAVKIGDIQAFIQYSGQFGMPITQVANIANVIQSTIAAAERIFELLDEPEELQEPAQRKLSQQARGHVQFEHVAFSYKPEEPLIQDMNIHVKQGQTVAIVGPTGAGKTTIVNLLMRFYELGGGRILIDGIDAKTMSRSELRGLFGMVLQDTWLFGGTIRDNIAYGRDGATEDEIVSAAKAAYADHFIRTLPDGYDTILNEEASNLSHGQKQLLTIARAVLADPAILILDEATSSVDTRTEASIQRAMHSLMNGRTSFVIAHRLSTIRDADLILVMNHGSVVEQGTHEQLLERDGFYADLYNSQFAQKVSMDPS, from the coding sequence ATGAGCGAAAAGCAGAACAAACCGTCTCCTAGCGTTCATCCCGGACATTTTGGCCGTGGAGGCATGGGAGCGATGGGAAGACCCGTACAAAAAGCGAAAAACTTTAAGGGGACTCTAAAGCGATTAATCAGCTTCATGCTTCCCTTCCGTCTCTCATTAACGCTTGTCTTGATCACTGCTGTATTGAGTACGGTATTCAGCATTGTTGCTCCGAAATTAATGGGCAACGCCACAACCGTTTTGTTTGAAGGTTCCATGGCTAAACTAAAAAAACTTCCCGGGGCAGCTATCGATTTTAACGCCATTCTGCGTATTTCTGTTATACTCGCTGTACTTTATGTATTAAGCGCCATATTGAGCTACATCCAACAAAGGATCATGGTCGGTGTTACCCAGAAGATTGTATTCAATCTACGCAAGCAGATCAGTGATAAATTGGCTCGTGTTCCTCTTTCCTTCTTCGATTCTCGCAGCCACGGAGATACCATGAGTAGGGCCACCAATGATGTGGATACGATCAGCTCTACCCTGCAGCAAAGCTTAACTCAGCTTATCACATCGCTAGTTACACTGCTCGGTATCGTCATCATGATGCTGACCATCAGTCCTCTTCTGACTCTAGCTGCTATTATTGTACTGCCTTTGAGCATCCTCGGAACGAAAATGATTGCCTCCAGATCGCAGAATTACTTTAAAGGACAGCAGCAGGCACTCGGTCAGCTAAACGGTCACATTGAAGAAATGTATACCGGACATACCATTGTCAAAGCTTTCGGACATGAGCGCAAATCGATCGAACAATTTAACGAAATCAATGAACGTCTCTATCATTCGGGATGGAAAGCTCAATTCATTTCCGGCTTAATCTTCCCTCTGATGTCCTTCATCAACAATATCGGTTATGTGCTTGTCAGTGTCATCGGCGGCATTATGGTAACCCACGGAGCTGTAAAAATCGGCGATATTCAAGCCTTCATTCAATATTCCGGACAATTCGGAATGCCGATCACCCAAGTTGCGAACATTGCCAACGTCATTCAATCGACCATCGCTGCTGCTGAACGGATTTTCGAGCTGCTTGATGAACCTGAAGAATTACAGGAGCCGGCACAGAGAAAGCTTTCTCAGCAAGCACGGGGTCACGTGCAGTTCGAGCATGTTGCATTTTCATATAAACCTGAGGAACCGCTCATTCAGGATATGAACATCCATGTGAAGCAAGGTCAAACTGTTGCCATTGTAGGTCCAACCGGCGCGGGTAAAACGACAATCGTAAACCTGCTTATGCGATTCTATGAATTGGGCGGCGGTCGTATACTCATCGACGGAATTGACGCCAAGACGATGAGCAGAAGCGAGCTGCGCGGGCTGTTCGGCATGGTTTTACAGGATACCTGGCTGTTTGGCGGCACCATCCGTGACAATATCGCCTATGGTCGAGATGGAGCAACGGAGGATGAGATCGTGAGCGCTGCCAAGGCGGCCTATGCGGACCATTTTATACGCACCTTGCCTGATGGCTACGATACGATATTGAACGAAGAAGCATCTAATCTTTCCCACGGGCAAAAGCAGCTGCTTACAATCGCTCGAGCTGTCCTCGCCGACCCGGCCATCCTCATCCTTGACGAGGCAACCAGCAGCGTGGATACGAGAACTGAGGCTTCCATACAACGGGCTATGCACAGTTTGATGAATGGGCGAACCAGCTTTGTGATTGCTCATCGACTCTCCACCATCCGCGATGCTGACCTCATTCTTGTGATGAATCACGGTTCCGTAGTCGAGCAAGGAACGCACGAACAGCTGCTCGAAAGAGACGGCTTCTACGCGGACCTATATAATAGTCAATTCGCCCAAAAGGTCTCAATGGACCCTTCTTGA